From the genome of Bicyclus anynana chromosome 20, ilBicAnyn1.1, whole genome shotgun sequence, one region includes:
- the LOC112049024 gene encoding uncharacterized protein LOC112049024, translating to MKQWVFSLCALTVVASSIAQQYQQFVNRYDNFNADSIIQNDRILLAYYKCVMEKGPCTKDGKNFKRVLPETLQTACGRCSSKQKVVVRKMLLGIKAKSEPRFLELLEKYDPTQANREALYNFLVTGTAHLLFYSCDLKLKMKVIILALCIIALAFAEDKYDSSSDDIDLSEVLGNDRLIAAYSKCLLDKGACTPEVKKLKEKLPEVLETRCGKCTNKQKQIGKQLISEIKTKHPETWSQLAAFYDPQGKYKQSLEEFLKS from the exons ATGAAGCAATGGGTGTTCAGTTTGTGTGCGCTGACGGTGGTGGCCTCCTCCATAGCCCAGCAATACCAGCAGTTCGTGAACAGATACGACAACTTCAACGCTGATTCTATCATACAGAACGATAGGATCCTACTCGCCTACTACAAATGCGTTATGGAGAAGGGCCCTTGCACTAAGGACGGCAAGAACTTTAAGC gaGTCTTGCCGGAAACATTGCAAACCGCGTGCGGTCGGTGCTCATCTAAACAGAAGGTAGTCGTGCGGAAAATGCTCCTCGGCATCAAGGCGAAGAGTGAACCGCGTTTCCTTGAACTACTGGAAAAGTACGACCCGACACAAGCCAATAGAGAGGCCCTCtacaactttttagttacgggaa CagcacatttattattttattcgtgtgatttaaaacttaaaatgaagGTGATAATACTTGCGTTGTGCATTATAGCGTTAGCTTTCGCTGAAGACAAATACGATTCTTCTAGCGATGATATAGATCTCAGCGAAGTGTTAGGCAATGATCGGCTCATTGCTGCATATTCAAAATGTTTGCTAGATAAAGGAGCTTGCACTCCAGAAGTCAAGAAACTCAAAG aaaaattgCCGGAAGTTTTAGAAACACGATGTGGAAAGTGCACGAATAAGCAAAAGCAGATAGGAAAACAATTGATTAGTGAAATCAAAACCAAACATCCTGAAACTTGGTCACAGCTAGCTGCTTTCTACGATCCACAAGGAAAATACAAGCAATCGTTGGAAGAATTTcttaaatcttaa